The Suricata suricatta isolate VVHF042 chromosome 4, meerkat_22Aug2017_6uvM2_HiC, whole genome shotgun sequence genome includes a region encoding these proteins:
- the RETSAT gene encoding LOW QUALITY PROTEIN: all-trans-retinol 13,14-reductase (The sequence of the model RefSeq protein was modified relative to this genomic sequence to represent the inferred CDS: substituted 1 base at 1 genomic stop codon), with product MDASYNNLDHKVGGSQAAAQGSRAFQSQSAPRRPFPRVRTASRLSLRAWSAPPPSSLENSMLREYELPGGPLRTPTLGPAGAVWLSLLLLLLVLPLLAVLCKGHLLPFAGSSPNPFSKDARRPPAPLVTDKEARKKVLKQAFSVNQVPKKLDVVVIGSGFGGLATAAILAKAGKRVLVLEQHIKAGGSCHTFGNNGLEFDTGIHYVGHMHEGKMSRFILDQITEGQLEWVALSSPFDIMVLEGPSGRKEFPMYSGKKAYVQGLKAKFPQEEAAIDKYIKLVEESSHGVILAVLLKILPLRVAKLLSKWRLLTPFSVFLRTSTQSLDEVLWQLPASPELRAMLSYIFPTYGVTPRHCAFSMHALVTNHYMKGAFYPRGGGGELAFHTIPVIQRAGGAVLTGAAVQSVILDSAGKACGVTVKKGQELVNIYCPIVISNAGLFNTYKHLLPENARYLPGRSWRRAGPCKHCYISVEITVVKMAPVQGRSPKVRLQVKQARSPGRGLQAPVYTLAGVRQQLEMGRPGLSTFFIFIGLRGTKEGLGLHSTNYFVYFDTDLNKAMEDYVSMPPEEAAAHIPVLVIAPSSAKDPTWEDRFPGRSTMVVMVPTCYEWFEKWQDTAEGKRGSAYETLKHSFVEACQLSXGCFPQLEGKVESAVGGSPLTHRFYLGSPRGACYGATRDLERLHPHVIASLRAQSPIPNLYLTGQDVFICGLVGTLQAALLCSSTILRRNLYLDLKKLSSRIQAQKN from the exons ATGGATGCCAGTTACAACAATCTGGATCATAA AGTCGGGGGGTCGCAGGCCGCGGCCCAGGGCTCCCGGGCCTTCCAGTCTCAGTCAGCTCCCCGCCGTCCCTTCCCGCGCGTGCGCACGGCGTCGCGGCTCAGCCTCCGAGCCTGGAGCgcccctcctcccagcagccTAGAAAACTCCATGCTGCGGGAGTATGAGCTGCCCGGAGGGCCA CTGCGGACTCCGACATTGGGCCCCGCCGGCGCCGTGTGGCtttcgctgctgctgctgctgctggtcttgCCGCTGCTGGCGGTCCTCTGCAAAGGGCACCTGCTGCCGTTCGCAGGCAGCTCCCCGAACCCCTTCTCCAAGGACGCCAGGCGGCCCCCCGCACCGCTGGTGACTGACAAGGAGGCCAGGAAAAAGGTTCTCAAGCAAG CTTTCTCGGTGAACCAAGTGCCAAAGAAGCTGGATGTGGTGGTGATTGGCAGTGGCTTTGGGGGCCTGGCTACAGCTGCGATTCTGGCCAAAGCTGGCAAGCGAGTTCTGGTCCTGGAGCAACATATCAAGGCAGGGGGCTCTTGCCATACTTTTGGAAATAATGGCCTGGAGTTTGACACAG GAATCCACTATGTCGGGCACATGCACGAGGGCAAGATGAGCCGTTTTATCCTGGACCAGATCACCGAGGGGCAGCTGGAATGGGTTGCCTTGTCCTCTCCCTTTGACATCATGGTGTTAGAAGGGCCCAGTGGTCGAAAGGAGTTCCCCATGTACAGTGGGAAGAAAGCTTATGTTCAGGGCCTCAAGGCGAAGTTTCCCCAGGAAGAAGCTGCCATTGACAAATATATAAAGCTGGTTGAG GAGTCGTCCCACGGAGTCATCCTTGCCGTCTTGTTGAAGATCCTCCCATTGCGCGTAGCTAAGCTGCTCAGCAAGTGGAGGCTGTTGAcccctttctctgtgtttcttcgGACTTCCACCCAGAGCCTGGATGAGGTCCTGTGGCAGCTGCCGGCCTCCCCGGAGCTCCGGGCCATGCTCAGCTACATCTTCCCCACTTATG GTGTGACCCCCAGGCACTGTGCCTTCTCCATGCATGCTCTGGTGACTAACCACTACATGAAAGGGGCCTTTTATCCCCGAGGGGGTGGCGGTGAGCTCGCTTTCCACACCATCCCTGTGATTCAGCGGGCCGGGGGCGCTGTCCTGACTGGTGCCGCTGTGCAGAGTGTGATACTGGACTCAGCCGGGAAAGCCTGTG GTGTCACTGTGAAGAAGGGTCAGGAGCTGGTGAACATCTATTGCCCCATTGTGATCTCCAATGCAGGACTCTTCAATACCTACAAGCACCTACTGCCAGAGAATGCCCGCTATCTGCCAG GGAGAAGCTGGAGAAGAGCAGGTCCCTGCAAACACTGCTATATTAGTGTTGAAATAACAGTTGTGAAGATGGCCCCGGTGCAAGGCCGTTCGCCGAAGGTAAGGCTGCAGGTAAAGCAAGCACGTTCTCCCGGCCGTGGTCTACAAGCGCCCGTCTACACTTTGGCAGGTGTGAGGCAGCAGCTAGAGATGGGGCGGCCTGGCTTGAGCaccttctttattttcattggcCTGCGAGGCACCAAGGAGGGGTTGGGTCTACATTCCACCaactattttgtctattttgacaCAGACCTCAACAAGGC GATGGAGGACTATGTCTCGATGCCCCCAGAAGAGGCTGCGGCGCACATCCCTGTCCTCGTCATTGCTCCCTCATCAGCCAAGGATCCCACTTGGGAGGACCGGTTCCCAG GCCGGTCCACAATGGTCGTGATGGTGCCCACCTGCTATGAGTGGTTTGAAAAGTGGCAGGACACGGCAGAGGGAAAGCGGGGCAGCGCCTATGAGACCCTCAAACACTCCTTTGTTGAAGCCTGTCAGTTGTCATGAGGCTGTTTCCCACAGCTGGAGGGGAAG GTGGAGAGTGCGGTTGGAGGGTCCCCACTAACCCACCGGTTCTATCTGGGTTCTCCCCGGGGTGCCTGCTATGGGGCCACCCGTGACCTGGAGCGCCTACATCCTCATGTGATAGCCTCCCTGAGGGCCCAAAGCCCCATTCCCAACCTCTACTTGACAG GCCAGGATGTCTTCATCTGTGGGTTGGTGGGAACCTTGCAAGCAGCCCTGCTTTGCAGCAGCACCATCCTGAGGCGGAACTTGTATCTAGACCTTAAGAAGCTCAGCTCAAGGATCCAGGCACAGAAGAATTAG